A part of Actinobaculum sp. 313 genomic DNA contains:
- a CDS encoding histidine phosphatase family protein, translating to MRLYLIRHGQTEMNASHTIDTDYPGAHLTERGREQAVGIVERLSGESVDAIWVSSLIRTHQTAAPLARSRGLVPVERDGLREIEAGSWEGGSDETAYRGYLSTIERWFTHSMDEPMGGSITGRQALMRFDAVVREIEATKADSVAIFSHGSMLSWWCGMRVAGLTWKHYIDGHLDNTGMCVAEGSLDAGYRALSWMGETV from the coding sequence ATGCGCCTTTACCTGATCCGGCATGGGCAGACGGAGATGAATGCCAGCCACACGATTGATACGGACTACCCGGGTGCACATTTGACGGAACGCGGCCGAGAGCAGGCCGTTGGGATCGTTGAGCGTCTGTCAGGGGAATCCGTTGATGCGATCTGGGTCTCGAGCCTGATTCGGACGCATCAGACCGCTGCGCCCTTGGCGCGCAGCCGTGGCCTCGTACCGGTAGAACGCGATGGTTTGCGCGAGATCGAAGCCGGGAGCTGGGAGGGCGGCAGCGACGAAACGGCGTACCGCGGCTACCTCTCCACCATTGAGCGCTGGTTCACTCATTCAATGGATGAACCGATGGGAGGATCAATTACTGGACGGCAGGCCCTGATGCGCTTCGATGCCGTCGTGCGGGAAATCGAGGCCACGAAGGCGGACAGCGTGGCCATTTTCTCACACGGTTCCATGCTCTCCTGGTGGTGCGGTATGCGGGTGGCGGGCCTGACCTGGAAGCACTACATTGACGGGCACCTTGACAATACCGGCATGTGTGTGGCGGAGGGCAGCCTTGACGCCGGGTACCGAGCGCTGTCGTGGATGGGCGAGACGGTGTGA
- a CDS encoding bifunctional [glutamine synthetase] adenylyltransferase/[glutamine synthetase]-adenylyl-L-tyrosine phosphorylase produces MRQESLATRLRRAGFTDPARAARLLDDPASAGLLASVQDSSGDGLGQILGDFAAVADPDACLLALIRLAEACDKDGSAAPADSGGRVLLREIVSDPARRKRLLAVLGMSSALGDFLIAHPAVLASLDTDDGTARAAGMEDDIGGQAIPSPGLAVERARALRAVDADEQDEFPCARMRGAAGISALRAHYFSRIVAVAAADLTCADPLAAVVPVGESIADIVGGTLEAALALARAETPGAEHVGLAIIALGKTGARELNYISDVDVVYVVRALDETTSEEEVIAVGTRLASFVGRAVAAPAGEPALWMLDAALRPEGKDGPLVRTLDSHAAYYRRWAKGWEFQALLKARPIAGDHELGAAYIESIWHLVWSAAGRENFVEDSRAMRKRVEEHVPAREEGRQLKLGKGGLRDVEFTVQLLQLVHGRTDETLRVRSTLAALTALRDGGYVSRSDAAKLDADYRLLRVLEHRIQLQHLRRSHLLPAGVADLRRVARAMRCGGIATGEDLETAWQHTRREVRSLHQEIYYRPLLPEAAKLSPDDISLHTEAAEARLAAIGYRDPHGALRHIDALTSGVSRYAAIQRQLLPVMLGWFTEGPEPDAGLLAFRLLSEKMGRTSWYMRTLRDGGAAAQRLCYVLSSSRYVATQIPNLAESIGWLEHVADLHPRSRDELNAELASMLSRRSDPTAIAQAGRYLRRRELLRVGLAQTLRVIDPPGCREAISHAADIALEAGLRAGIQAAQERLNEPEALSRYLVVAMGRMGGEEMGYISDADVLFVHEPFANVDPQRAQRLAVEVAVQTRRLLAETGSEPPLAVDTDLRPEGRNGALSRSWEAYAEYYQRWAQTWEIQALLRARYGAGDHELGERFLGLINAYRYPVGGISQAQIREIRLMKARVEMERIPRGVDPQHHLKLGRGGLSDVEWTAQLLQLRYAGEHEALRCTSTLGALAGAARVGILSDADEEMLREAWSFASQLRDVNFLGTGRAFTTKISALPHDSDELAVVTALLGWDAASRHEVEESYLRLARRCRAVVERVFYGNPSMPSV; encoded by the coding sequence ATGCGCCAGGAAAGCCTTGCGACGCGCCTGCGCCGAGCGGGTTTTACGGATCCCGCCCGGGCCGCTCGGCTGTTGGATGATCCCGCGTCAGCAGGATTGCTCGCCTCCGTACAGGATTCCTCTGGTGACGGCTTAGGGCAGATTCTTGGTGACTTCGCAGCCGTCGCTGACCCGGATGCCTGCCTGCTGGCGCTCATCCGTTTGGCGGAGGCCTGCGACAAGGACGGCTCCGCGGCTCCGGCCGATTCCGGTGGCCGCGTGTTGCTGCGGGAGATCGTGAGCGACCCAGCACGGAGGAAGCGACTCCTTGCCGTGTTGGGGATGTCCAGCGCCTTGGGAGACTTTCTGATTGCGCATCCCGCTGTTCTGGCATCGCTGGACACCGACGACGGCACCGCGCGTGCCGCCGGAATGGAGGACGACATCGGTGGACAAGCGATTCCTTCTCCCGGACTCGCCGTCGAGCGTGCGCGGGCCCTACGCGCGGTTGATGCTGATGAACAGGACGAATTTCCTTGCGCTCGGATGCGAGGCGCCGCCGGCATTAGCGCTCTCCGTGCCCATTATTTCTCGCGAATCGTTGCCGTTGCCGCCGCCGATCTGACGTGCGCCGACCCACTCGCAGCCGTCGTACCGGTGGGGGAGTCGATCGCCGATATCGTCGGTGGCACGCTGGAGGCGGCCCTTGCACTGGCCCGGGCCGAGACTCCCGGAGCCGAACATGTTGGGCTGGCCATTATTGCGCTGGGTAAAACGGGTGCCCGGGAACTGAACTACATATCGGATGTCGATGTCGTGTACGTGGTTCGTGCGCTCGACGAGACAACAAGCGAGGAAGAGGTCATTGCAGTCGGCACAAGGCTTGCCTCTTTCGTCGGTAGAGCGGTAGCTGCTCCCGCCGGCGAACCTGCGCTGTGGATGCTTGATGCCGCTTTACGGCCGGAGGGCAAGGACGGGCCACTTGTACGCACCCTCGATTCCCACGCGGCCTATTACCGGCGCTGGGCTAAAGGGTGGGAGTTTCAGGCATTGCTGAAAGCGCGACCAATAGCCGGTGACCACGAATTGGGGGCGGCCTACATCGAAAGCATCTGGCACCTGGTATGGAGCGCTGCCGGACGAGAGAACTTCGTTGAGGATTCGCGCGCCATGCGCAAACGGGTAGAAGAACACGTACCGGCGCGGGAGGAGGGTCGCCAACTCAAACTGGGGAAGGGCGGACTGCGCGATGTCGAATTCACCGTTCAGCTGCTCCAACTCGTGCATGGGCGTACGGACGAGACGCTGCGAGTACGTTCCACCCTCGCCGCCTTGACGGCGCTGCGTGATGGAGGCTACGTCTCTCGCAGTGATGCCGCCAAACTTGACGCCGACTACCGCCTGCTGCGCGTTCTGGAGCACCGGATCCAACTGCAGCATCTGCGCCGGTCTCATCTGCTTCCGGCCGGTGTGGCGGATCTGCGCAGGGTTGCCCGAGCGATGCGTTGCGGGGGCATTGCAACAGGCGAGGACCTGGAGACGGCATGGCAACACACCCGAAGAGAAGTGCGATCTCTCCATCAAGAAATCTACTACCGGCCGCTCCTGCCGGAGGCTGCCAAACTTTCACCTGACGATATTTCTCTGCACACCGAGGCAGCCGAGGCGCGTCTTGCCGCTATCGGGTATCGGGATCCGCATGGTGCACTGCGACATATTGATGCCCTGACTTCCGGGGTGTCACGGTATGCGGCGATTCAACGCCAACTACTACCCGTGATGCTCGGCTGGTTCACCGAGGGGCCAGAACCCGACGCGGGACTGCTGGCATTCCGGTTGTTGTCGGAGAAAATGGGACGTACTTCGTGGTATATGCGCACCTTGCGCGATGGAGGCGCAGCGGCGCAACGCCTGTGCTACGTGCTGTCATCATCGCGCTATGTTGCCACGCAGATCCCCAACCTCGCGGAGTCCATTGGCTGGTTGGAACATGTGGCGGACCTTCATCCGCGCAGTCGTGATGAGCTCAATGCCGAGCTTGCCTCCATGCTTTCACGGCGCAGTGATCCCACGGCCATTGCGCAAGCCGGGAGGTATCTGCGGCGTCGTGAATTACTGCGTGTCGGTCTGGCGCAGACCCTGCGGGTCATCGATCCGCCCGGATGTCGAGAAGCGATCTCCCATGCGGCCGACATCGCGTTGGAGGCAGGACTTCGTGCCGGAATTCAGGCCGCGCAGGAACGCTTGAACGAACCGGAGGCGCTTTCGCGCTACCTGGTTGTCGCCATGGGCCGTATGGGCGGCGAGGAGATGGGCTACATCTCCGATGCCGATGTTCTTTTCGTGCATGAGCCGTTTGCGAACGTAGACCCGCAGCGTGCGCAACGCCTTGCCGTGGAGGTCGCCGTGCAGACACGTCGTCTACTCGCGGAGACCGGGAGCGAGCCCCCGCTTGCAGTTGATACCGATCTTCGCCCGGAAGGACGCAACGGCGCGTTGTCGCGCAGCTGGGAAGCCTACGCGGAGTATTACCAACGATGGGCCCAGACTTGGGAGATTCAAGCTCTTTTGCGGGCCCGCTACGGCGCTGGCGATCATGAACTGGGGGAGCGCTTCTTGGGCCTGATCAATGCGTATCGTTACCCTGTGGGTGGTATCAGCCAAGCCCAGATACGCGAGATCCGACTGATGAAGGCGCGTGTGGAGATGGAACGCATTCCACGCGGTGTCGATCCGCAGCATCACCTCAAACTGGGACGCGGTGGATTGTCGGATGTTGAATGGACCGCGCAGTTGTTGCAACTCCGATACGCGGGCGAGCACGAGGCACTTCGGTGCACCTCGACCTTGGGAGCGCTCGCCGGCGCGGCACGGGTGGGCATACTCTCTGACGCGGACGAGGAAATGCTGCGCGAGGCGTGGAGCTTCGCCTCCCAGCTGCGCGACGTAAATTTTCTGGGGACGGGTAGGGCCTTCACGACGAAGATAAGTGCTCTGCCGCACGATTCCGATGAGTTGGCGGTAGTCACGGCCCTGCTCGGATGGGACGCAGCCTCACGTCATGAGGTGGAGGAGAGCTATTTGCGCCTGGCAAGGCGATGCCGAGCGGTGGTGGAGCGAGTCTTTTACGGCAATCCGAGTATGCCCTCCGTCTGA
- the glnA gene encoding type I glutamate--ammonia ligase, whose translation MDRQQEYVLRAIEERGVRFVRLWFTDVVGKLKSVAVAPAELEEAFEEGIGFDGSSIQGLTRVYESDMLARPDASTFQLLPWHNDHPVARMFCDIMTRDDEPARSDPRSILKRALAKAADMGFTFYVHPEVEFYLFRPETDPYKEPVPIDSASYFDHVSRSTAHDFRRDAILNLEEMGISVEFSHHENGPGQNEIDLRYSDALTMADNLMTFKVVIEEVALAQHVQASFMPKPLIDQPGNGMHTHLSLFEGERNVFYDPGGRYGLSMTGQQFLAGLLRHAREITAVTNQHVNSYKRLWGGGEAPSYVCWGPNNQSALIRLPAYKPEKQTAARLEYRAVDSAANPYLAFAVLLRAGLAGIEGDYELPEPEDSDVFLMSDMERQASGIESLPESLNNAVSLLRSSELVAETLGEDAFDYFIRDKQHEWREYRHQVTPIERRRFLATY comes from the coding sequence ATGGACCGTCAACAGGAATACGTGCTGCGTGCCATCGAAGAACGCGGCGTACGCTTCGTGCGGCTGTGGTTCACGGATGTCGTCGGCAAACTGAAGTCGGTCGCGGTTGCTCCCGCCGAACTTGAGGAGGCCTTCGAGGAGGGGATCGGTTTTGACGGGTCGTCGATTCAAGGCCTGACCCGCGTGTACGAATCTGATATGCTCGCGCGCCCGGATGCCTCCACTTTCCAGCTGTTGCCCTGGCATAACGACCATCCGGTTGCGCGCATGTTCTGCGACATTATGACACGTGACGACGAGCCTGCCCGCTCCGACCCGCGATCCATCTTGAAGCGCGCACTTGCAAAGGCTGCCGACATGGGATTCACCTTCTACGTGCACCCCGAGGTCGAGTTCTACCTTTTCCGTCCGGAGACTGACCCGTACAAAGAACCGGTCCCCATCGACTCGGCCTCCTATTTCGACCATGTCTCGCGTTCGACCGCGCACGACTTCAGGCGCGACGCCATTTTGAACCTGGAGGAGATGGGCATCTCGGTCGAGTTCTCCCATCACGAGAACGGTCCAGGGCAGAACGAAATCGATCTGCGTTACTCCGACGCCCTGACGATGGCGGATAACCTCATGACCTTCAAAGTGGTGATCGAAGAGGTTGCCCTCGCCCAGCACGTTCAGGCCTCCTTCATGCCCAAACCGCTTATCGATCAGCCAGGCAACGGCATGCACACGCATCTGTCCCTGTTCGAGGGGGAGCGTAACGTCTTTTATGATCCGGGTGGGCGCTATGGCCTCTCGATGACGGGGCAGCAGTTCCTTGCCGGCCTGCTGCGGCACGCGCGGGAAATAACAGCGGTCACGAATCAGCACGTGAACTCCTACAAAAGGCTGTGGGGTGGCGGTGAGGCGCCCTCCTACGTGTGTTGGGGGCCGAATAACCAGTCGGCATTGATTCGTCTGCCGGCATACAAGCCGGAGAAACAGACGGCCGCGCGTTTGGAATACCGGGCAGTTGATTCGGCCGCGAACCCATACCTGGCCTTCGCGGTGCTGCTTCGTGCGGGACTGGCCGGTATCGAGGGTGACTACGAGCTCCCCGAGCCCGAGGACTCCGATGTGTTTCTAATGAGCGACATGGAGCGCCAGGCCTCCGGCATTGAGTCATTGCCGGAATCATTGAACAACGCGGTGTCTTTGCTGCGATCATCAGAACTGGTTGCGGAGACACTCGGAGAGGACGCCTTCGACTACTTCATTCGCGATAAGCAGCACGAGTGGCGCGAGTACCGCCACCAAGTCACACCGATTGAGCGCCGTCGTTTCCTTGCGACGTACTGA
- a CDS encoding DUF2207 domain-containing protein — protein sequence MNAVLSYLGVTTAEFWVGAFLVVFALGILLAALRPDREFADLPRGVFPAAGRAHSLQRARRTEPPLRAERPEMTIAEGAYAVRDASTVNLSASILIDLAVRGFIELVEYQHLTAGHPAIMIVYRRPPDSSCSPEERAFLELLSTPGAAESPEYARTHPFNARLFRNELETAGIPLLGEPTTRVSGLRVSAGTQIAARVRREVTDRRAWFASRHEHLGTVGAIELVSGGLALIFTFVLAALGALRPYWLVVSALVTIMGLFTVRGYGVRTAYGVVARDQTAGFRRFLVEAPPECGASVERLAKLAAWALVLSCVREWAQSLERLGRAAGVPTATSIETLLPWAQRSSGAFQTWQEVADFIELINARTHADTAASDADSPLGDMTEGWGGFPPAGSNPGRLQRRSVPHNRLDRFARQICLGGVSEWSCWPTGLSR from the coding sequence ATGAATGCCGTCCTTTCCTACCTCGGGGTCACAACAGCAGAGTTCTGGGTGGGTGCTTTCCTGGTGGTCTTTGCGCTCGGTATCTTGCTGGCCGCGTTGCGTCCTGACCGGGAGTTCGCCGACTTGCCGCGCGGAGTGTTTCCGGCTGCGGGTAGGGCTCACTCCCTGCAACGTGCTCGCAGGACGGAGCCGCCGCTGCGAGCCGAACGGCCGGAGATGACCATTGCGGAGGGTGCATACGCTGTTCGCGATGCCAGCACGGTTAACCTGAGCGCCTCCATCCTCATCGACTTAGCAGTGCGAGGCTTCATCGAACTGGTGGAGTACCAGCATCTAACAGCCGGTCATCCCGCCATTATGATTGTCTACCGACGCCCGCCTGATTCTTCCTGCTCTCCTGAGGAACGTGCTTTTCTTGAACTGTTGTCGACCCCCGGCGCTGCCGAATCTCCGGAATACGCCCGCACACACCCTTTCAACGCACGGCTTTTCCGCAACGAGTTGGAAACAGCAGGCATTCCGCTGTTGGGAGAACCCACCACGCGGGTCTCGGGCTTACGGGTCTCGGCCGGAACGCAGATCGCCGCACGGGTGCGCCGCGAGGTCACTGATCGGCGGGCCTGGTTCGCCAGCCGTCATGAGCATTTGGGAACCGTCGGTGCGATCGAACTGGTCAGCGGTGGGCTCGCGCTCATATTCACCTTCGTCCTGGCAGCATTGGGTGCGTTGCGGCCGTACTGGCTCGTGGTGAGCGCATTGGTGACGATTATGGGTTTGTTCACGGTGCGCGGCTACGGGGTGCGCACCGCTTACGGCGTTGTGGCGCGCGACCAAACGGCCGGATTTCGCCGGTTCCTCGTTGAGGCTCCCCCGGAGTGTGGCGCCAGTGTCGAGCGGTTGGCAAAACTGGCTGCCTGGGCACTTGTGCTCAGTTGTGTGCGTGAGTGGGCGCAGAGCCTGGAACGGCTCGGCCGTGCGGCCGGTGTGCCGACGGCGACCAGCATTGAGACCCTCCTGCCGTGGGCGCAGCGTTCCAGTGGCGCGTTTCAGACATGGCAGGAAGTGGCAGACTTCATCGAGTTGATCAATGCCCGCACGCATGCGGACACTGCTGCCAGCGACGCCGATTCTCCGCTTGGCGACATGACAGAGGGCTGGGGAGGGTTCCCTCCAGCTGGATCTAACCCTGGCCGTTTGCAGCGCCGGAGCGTGCCTCACAACCGCTTGGACAGGTTCGCGCGTCAGATATGCCTAGGTGGAGTATCGGAGTGGAGCTGTTGGCCGACGGGCCTTAGCCGCTAG
- the panB gene encoding 3-methyl-2-oxobutanoate hydroxymethyltransferase, with protein MSTSNAAPIRRVRVHHLREMKERREPITMLTCYDAITARIFDAQGVDALLVGDSYGNTMLGYPSTIPVSLEEMMTATAAVGRGTQRAFVIADMPFGSYEESPAQAVRSAVRLMKAGAEAVKLEGGTRQADTIARITGAGIPVVGHIGFTPQSESSLGGPRVQGRTENTETQLIDDAVAVQDAGAVVVVLEMVPARLAAKITKILTIPTIGIGAGAGCDGQVLVWTDMAGMASWTPRFSKTFGNVGEALREAATNYCRAVKERQFPEEQHSF; from the coding sequence ATGAGTACCTCGAATGCTGCGCCCATCAGACGTGTGCGCGTTCATCACTTGCGCGAAATGAAAGAGCGCCGTGAACCTATCACCATGTTGACCTGCTATGACGCAATCACTGCGCGGATTTTTGACGCCCAGGGCGTAGACGCGCTGCTTGTCGGTGACTCGTACGGCAACACCATGCTCGGCTACCCGTCCACCATTCCTGTGTCCTTGGAGGAGATGATGACTGCAACCGCGGCTGTCGGCCGCGGTACACAACGTGCCTTCGTCATCGCGGATATGCCTTTCGGTTCGTATGAGGAGTCGCCTGCCCAAGCGGTGCGCTCGGCGGTTCGCCTCATGAAGGCCGGCGCCGAGGCCGTAAAACTCGAAGGAGGTACCCGGCAGGCCGACACGATTGCCCGCATCACCGGAGCCGGTATCCCCGTCGTCGGTCATATCGGCTTTACCCCGCAGTCAGAATCCAGCCTGGGAGGACCACGGGTGCAGGGGCGTACCGAGAATACGGAGACGCAACTGATCGACGACGCTGTGGCGGTCCAGGATGCCGGCGCCGTCGTCGTCGTCCTGGAAATGGTACCCGCGCGGCTCGCCGCAAAGATCACAAAGATACTGACGATTCCCACCATCGGGATCGGCGCAGGCGCCGGATGCGACGGACAGGTGTTGGTGTGGACGGACATGGCCGGCATGGCATCATGGACGCCGCGGTTTTCAAAGACTTTCGGCAACGTGGGTGAGGCCTTGCGCGAAGCTGCGACCAACTACTGTCGCGCGGTCAAAGAACGCCAGTTCCCGGAGGAACAACACAGTTTCTGA
- the map gene encoding type I methionyl aminopeptidase, which produces MLADRAPLGTLVPGKLSPSRHVPATISRPEYMFHDGPEVVTASDIKDAEMIERIREAGRIAADALYEAGRAIAPGVTTDELDRIAHEYMCDHGAYPSCLGYMGFQKSICTSINEVICHGIPDSTVLSEGDIINLDVTAYKDGVHGDTNAMFLVGDVDEESRLLCERTATSMLRGIKAVKPGRQINVIGRVIESYAKRFQYGVVEDFTGHGVGEAFHSGLIVPHYDAAPAYDTVMEPGMVFTIEPMLTLGDIAWEQWDDGWTVVTKDRGRTAQWEHTIVVTDDGAEILTLPSTPDLAPHL; this is translated from the coding sequence ATGTTGGCAGATCGAGCCCCTTTGGGCACTCTTGTTCCCGGAAAACTCTCCCCTTCTCGTCATGTCCCCGCCACCATTTCACGTCCGGAATACATGTTCCATGACGGTCCGGAAGTGGTAACAGCGTCGGATATCAAGGATGCAGAGATGATCGAGCGTATTCGGGAAGCAGGCCGCATTGCCGCCGATGCGCTCTACGAGGCCGGCCGCGCAATTGCACCGGGCGTAACGACGGATGAATTGGACCGTATAGCCCACGAATACATGTGCGATCACGGCGCCTACCCTTCCTGCCTGGGCTACATGGGATTCCAGAAATCGATCTGCACCTCCATCAACGAGGTGATATGCCACGGCATCCCCGATTCCACGGTGCTATCCGAAGGTGACATCATCAACCTTGATGTCACCGCATACAAGGACGGTGTGCATGGCGACACCAACGCAATGTTCTTGGTGGGTGACGTCGATGAGGAGTCGCGGCTGCTGTGCGAGCGCACGGCCACCTCCATGCTACGCGGTATCAAAGCTGTTAAGCCCGGCCGCCAGATTAACGTCATCGGGCGGGTTATCGAATCGTACGCCAAACGTTTCCAGTACGGCGTCGTCGAGGATTTCACCGGGCATGGAGTGGGTGAGGCATTCCATTCCGGCCTCATCGTGCCGCACTATGACGCCGCCCCGGCTTATGACACCGTCATGGAGCCCGGCATGGTTTTCACGATTGAACCAATGCTGACGCTTGGGGATATTGCGTGGGAGCAGTGGGACGACGGATGGACCGTCGTTACGAAAGACAGGGGTCGTACCGCCCAATGGGAGCACACGATTGTTGTGACCGACGACGGCGCGGAGATTCTGACGCTTCCGAGTACCCCGGATCTCGCCCCGCACCTGTGA
- a CDS encoding polyphosphate--glucose phosphotransferase produces MAAYPSNIALGIDIGGSGIKGAPVDLETGTFFAPRHRIPTPQPATPEAVAATVAELVQHFDPDGELPIGIDLPAPILDGVIPSMANLDKSWAGVNGDELFANVLGRPVTLVNDADAAGYAEVRYGAAVGRSGLTIVLTLGTGIGSALVVNDVLVPNTELGHVELDGYDAETRASSAVYEREKLSYKQWAKRLQRYLSYLEGLFFPSVFIIGGGISRKSEKFLPLIDTRAPLIPARLLNTAGIVGSALLAAEAVGRAPGTITPLPPLPEKADEGRKADAPRRTKAKKVGSRKKNTSKAGKFTSESNKGNRSKQSSTSKKDKVKKAKKKQKKA; encoded by the coding sequence ATGGCAGCATACCCGAGCAACATTGCTCTTGGAATTGACATCGGTGGGTCAGGCATCAAGGGCGCGCCTGTTGATCTGGAGACCGGCACTTTCTTCGCGCCGCGCCACCGCATCCCCACTCCGCAGCCGGCAACGCCCGAGGCCGTCGCGGCTACCGTTGCCGAGTTGGTGCAGCATTTCGATCCCGACGGTGAACTGCCTATCGGTATTGATCTGCCCGCACCGATCCTGGATGGAGTGATCCCCTCCATGGCAAACCTGGATAAGTCGTGGGCAGGTGTGAACGGGGACGAGCTCTTCGCAAACGTACTTGGCCGTCCGGTTACCCTAGTGAACGACGCCGACGCAGCGGGCTACGCAGAAGTGCGCTACGGAGCCGCTGTGGGACGTTCCGGACTGACCATCGTTCTTACGCTGGGTACCGGCATCGGTTCCGCGCTGGTGGTCAATGACGTGCTGGTTCCCAACACGGAGCTGGGTCATGTGGAACTCGACGGTTACGACGCCGAGACACGCGCTTCATCGGCGGTGTACGAGCGGGAGAAGCTGAGCTACAAGCAATGGGCGAAACGCCTGCAACGCTACCTCAGTTACCTGGAGGGGCTCTTCTTCCCATCGGTGTTCATTATTGGCGGCGGTATCAGCCGGAAGTCTGAGAAGTTCCTGCCGCTGATCGACACCCGTGCGCCCCTGATTCCCGCCCGATTACTGAATACTGCGGGTATTGTCGGCTCGGCGCTTCTGGCCGCAGAAGCCGTGGGCCGAGCTCCGGGGACGATCACCCCACTGCCGCCTTTGCCGGAGAAAGCGGATGAGGGCAGGAAAGCGGATGCGCCTCGTCGCACGAAGGCGAAGAAGGTCGGCTCACGCAAGAAGAACACATCCAAGGCGGGCAAGTTCACCTCCGAGTCCAACAAGGGCAATAGATCCAAGCAAAGTTCCACGTCCAAGAAGGACAAGGTCAAAAAAGCAAAGAAGAAGCAGAAGAAGGCGTGA
- a CDS encoding Nif3-like dinuclear metal center hexameric protein, whose amino-acid sequence MTESGSAPITVGDVVAVMDALFPPDTCEAWDRVGLSVGDPAASVRSIGFAVDPAQATVDEALERGVDMLITHHPLYLRGTHSVAATTGKGRWVTSLIRGGVALFSAHTNADVAASTAALAELLGVSIEAPLDEETGIGGVGTLEQALTLEEFARHVEEVLPRVPAGVLVGGDLQRPIRRVAICSGSGDSLLDNANAAGADVYVTADLRHHPATDHLWNGGCSLVCATHWASEWPLLPIMATRLAAHLPGLDINDMYISEIPTDPWSLSLRS is encoded by the coding sequence ATGACTGAGTCCGGCTCTGCGCCCATAACCGTAGGCGATGTAGTAGCGGTGATGGATGCGTTATTTCCTCCCGATACCTGTGAGGCATGGGACCGCGTCGGCCTATCGGTGGGTGACCCGGCCGCCAGTGTGAGGAGTATAGGCTTCGCCGTCGATCCGGCACAGGCAACTGTGGATGAGGCCCTGGAACGCGGCGTCGATATGCTCATTACTCATCATCCGCTATATCTGCGCGGTACTCACTCAGTGGCCGCTACGACGGGTAAGGGACGGTGGGTCACCTCGCTGATCCGCGGTGGAGTGGCCCTCTTCTCGGCGCATACGAATGCCGATGTCGCCGCATCGACGGCGGCGCTCGCCGAGCTGTTAGGCGTGAGCATCGAGGCGCCGCTTGATGAAGAGACCGGCATAGGCGGGGTCGGCACACTTGAGCAGGCATTGACGTTGGAGGAATTCGCGCGGCATGTTGAAGAGGTACTTCCGCGGGTGCCGGCGGGTGTGCTCGTGGGCGGTGACTTGCAACGCCCGATACGACGAGTGGCCATTTGCTCCGGATCGGGTGATTCACTCCTTGATAATGCCAATGCGGCCGGAGCGGATGTGTACGTGACGGCCGATCTGCGCCATCACCCGGCAACGGATCACCTGTGGAATGGCGGCTGTTCGCTTGTCTGCGCTACGCATTGGGCAAGTGAGTGGCCATTGCTGCCGATTATGGCAACGAGGCTTGCCGCGCACCTGCCGGGTCTGGATATTAACGACATGTATATTTCTGAGATTCCTACCGATCCCTGGTCCCTTTCGCTAAGGTCGTGA
- a CDS encoding PadR family transcriptional regulator, whose product MSVRLALLSLLIEEPRGVYQLRQLFEERTTWNINIGQVYQTMQRLERDGLVEYADSEGRAELFRISDTGYEELQHWWDTPTTVDRSERDDLVMKVALAVTIPGINVQRLIQQQRNATLSELRDVTRLKRTDDDPTWQLVLDRRIFDLEAEARWLDHIEGAAVAAAARRAPLAAASYAEADNPTPAGRNR is encoded by the coding sequence GTGTCTGTTCGTCTCGCGTTGCTGTCGTTGCTTATCGAAGAGCCACGCGGCGTGTACCAGTTGCGCCAGCTCTTTGAGGAGCGCACCACGTGGAATATCAATATTGGCCAGGTCTACCAGACCATGCAGCGTCTGGAGCGTGACGGCCTCGTCGAGTATGCCGACAGCGAAGGCCGTGCCGAATTGTTCCGGATCAGCGATACAGGGTATGAGGAACTCCAGCATTGGTGGGATACACCGACAACCGTTGATCGCTCGGAACGCGACGATCTAGTTATGAAGGTAGCTCTAGCTGTAACCATTCCCGGGATTAACGTGCAACGGCTCATTCAACAGCAACGCAATGCCACGTTGTCAGAGCTACGAGATGTCACCCGGCTTAAGCGCACCGATGACGACCCCACCTGGCAGCTCGTCTTAGACCGCCGCATTTTCGATCTCGAGGCCGAGGCGCGTTGGCTCGACCACATCGAGGGCGCTGCCGTGGCTGCAGCCGCTCGCCGAGCGCCGCTCGCCGCCGCTTCCTACGCCGAGGCCGATAATCCAACCCCCGCGGGTCGAAATCGCTGA